From Musa acuminata AAA Group cultivar baxijiao chromosome BXJ3-8, Cavendish_Baxijiao_AAA, whole genome shotgun sequence, one genomic window encodes:
- the LOC135583861 gene encoding L-ascorbate oxidase homolog, translated as MGKSRLLASFLSLLLLLPSCVLGDSPYRFFTWNVTYGDIYPLGVKQQGILINGQFPGPQIEAVTNDNLIVNVFNSLPEPFLFSWNGIQQRRSSWQDGVYGTNCPIPPGGNFTYTMQVKDQIGSYFYFPSLAFHKAAGGYGGIRVLSRPLIPVPFAPPAADYTLLVGDWYKASHTDLRNILDGGKDLPFPDGLLINGQGSNGSAFTVDQGKTYRFRVSNVGVATSLNIRIQGHALLLVEVEGSHTLQNTYSSLDIHLGQSYSFLVTADQPPMDYYIVVSTRFTTTVLSTTAILRYSNSDGKRVEPPPGGPTTDIEWSLNQARSIRWNLTASGPRPNPQGSYHYGYVNVTRTIRLANSAPVINGKQRYAVNSLSFIPADTPLKLADFYNISGVFELGSISDIPTSGPASLRTSVMAADFRAYVEIVFENSETSVQSWHIDGYNFWIVGMDGGQWTPASRDSYNLRDAVSRCTVQVYPNSWSAIYMPLDNVGMWNIRSENWVRQYLGQQFYIRVYSPANSWRDENPIPRNALLCGRASGRRTRPLW; from the exons ATGGGAAAGAGTCGCCTCTTGGCCTCTTTCCTctctctgctgctgttgctgccttCTTGCGTGCTGGGGGACAGCCCATACAGGTTCTTCACTTGGAACGTGACCTATGGCGATATCTATCCTCTCGGCGTCAAGCAACAG GGGATTTTGATCAATGGGCAGTTCCCGGGGCCACAGATCGAGGCCGTCACCAACGATAACCTCATCGTCAATGTATTCAACAGCTTGCCGGAGCCCTTCCTCTTTTCCTG GAACGGAATACAACAAAGGAGAAGCTCGTGGCAAGATGGTGTTTATGGCACCAACTGCCCCATCCCCCCCGGTGGGAACTTTACGTACACCATGCAAGTGAAGGACCAGATCGGGAGCTACTTCTACTTCCCCTCGCTGGCCTTCCACAAGGCCGCCGGTGGATATGGTGGCATCAGAGTTCTAAGCCGCCCATTAATCCCAGTGCCTTTTGCACCTCCGGCCGCCGATTACACTCTCTTGGTTGGCGACTGGTACAAGGCTAGCCACACT GACCTGAGAAACATATTGGACGGTGGCAAAGATCTTCCCTTCCCTGATGGTCTTCTAATTAATGGCCAAGGATCGAATGGAAGCGCATTTACTGTCGATCAAG GTAAGACGTATAGGTTTCGAGTATCGAACGTGGGGGTGGCAACATCACTGAACATAAGGATTCAAGGGCATGCATTGCTGTTGGTGGAGGTGGAAGGATCTCACACCCTCCAAAACACCTATTCTTCGCTCGACATCCACCTCGGCCAGTCTTACTCCTTCCTCGTCACGGCTGATCAGCCACCCATGGACTACTACATCGTCGTTTCGACGCGATTCACCACCACCGTGCTCTCCACCACCGCCATCCTCCGTTACAGCAACTCCGACGGGAAGCGGGTCGAGCCACCGCCGGGCGGGCCGACTACTGACATCGAATGGTCCCTCAACCAGGCGAGATCGATCAG GTGGAACCTGACAGCCAGTGGACCGAGACCCAATCCCCAAGGCTCTTATCACTACGGCTATGTGAACGTCACAAGGACCATCAGGCTTGCCAACTCTGCACCGGTCATCAACGGCAAGCAGAGATATGCCGTCAACAGTCTCTCCTTCATTCCAGCTGATACGCCCCTTAAGCTAGCGGACTTCTACAACATCTCCGGAGTGTTTGAACTCGGAAGCATTTCAGATATCCCCACATCCGGGCCTGCTTCTCTTCGAACATCAGTCATGGCGGCCGATTTCCGAGCTTACGTCGAGATCGTGTTCGAGAACTCCGAGACCAGCGTGCAGTCTTGGCATATCGATGGATATAACTTCTGGATCGTCGG AATGGATGGAGGGCAATGGACACCGGCAAGCAGGGATAGCTACAACCTAAGAGATGCAGTATCTCGTTGCACTGTTCAG GTGTATCCCAACTCATGGTCAGCTATCTACATGCCTTTGGACAACGTGGGCATGTGGAACATCCGATCGGAAAACTGGGTTCGCCAGTACTTGGGTCAGCAGTTCTATATCCGCGTCTACTCACCGGCGAACTCATGGAGGGACGAGAATCCAATCCCGAGGAACGCCCTTCTCTGCGGCCGGGCGTCAGGCCGTCGAACGAGGCCACTCTGGTGA
- the LOC135583856 gene encoding ribosomal RNA small subunit methyltransferase, mitochondrial-like — translation MARRSADLCRLRHFDPLHKASFPSFLRSQCHLHLRTKAARRRPDDDPDDRHRRNDAGGGGEPWDRSFRLDKGRGQYLLTNPRVLDTIARVAGLRPSDTVLEIGPGTGNLTARLLQSARRVVAVEIDPRMVDSVLARASRLGVDDRLTVITGDALKTEFPEFDICVANIPYGISSPLIAKLLFSTSRPSSFRSAVLLLQKEFARRLLAVPGDSEFNRLAANVRLVATVELLMDVSKKDFVPCPKVDSTLVRLRPRTDVPEVDLDEWLAFSRTCFSNKNKTLGAIFKQKKRIAELLGRSKSEGRSTKVFMEEEQNDNGAEENDDDNRDDDDLLEQNASEVSSFKEKAVGILKSGGFEGKRPSKLSNEELLHLLQLFNQNGVQFR, via the exons ATGGCGCGACGATCTGCTGACCTCTGTCGCCTGCGTCACTTCGACCCCCTCCACAAAGCCTCCTTCCCTTCATTCCTCCGATCTCAGTGCCATCTGCACCTCCGCACCAAAGCCGCTCGCCGCCGCCCCGATGACGACCCCGACGATCGGCACAGGCGGAACGACGCCGGAGGCGGTGGCGAACCTTGGGACCGCAGCTTCCGCCTCGACAAGGGCCGCGGCCAGTACCTCCTCACCAACCCCCGCGTCCTCGACACCATCGCCCGAGTCGCCGGACTCCGCCCCTCCGACACCGTTCTCGAGATTGGCCCCGGCACCGGCAATCTCACCGCCCGGCTCCTCCAGTCTGCCCGCAGAGTCGTCGCTGTAGAGATCGATCCACGCATGGTCGATTCTGTCCTCGCTCGCGCGTCTCGCCTCGGCGTCGACGATCGACTTACG GTAATCACTGGCGACGCGCTGAAGACGGAGTTCCCAGAGTTCGACATCTGCGTCGCTAACATACCTTACGGGATCTCGTCACCTCTTATCGCGAAGCTTCTCTTCAGTACGAGCAGGCCATCCAGCTTCAGGAGCGCGGTGCTCTTGCTCCAAAAGGAGTTCGCCCGGCGGCTCCTGGCCGTGCCAGGTGACTCGGAGTTCAACCGGCTGGCTGCAAACGTGAGACTGGTGGCCACAGTGGAGCTGCTGATGGACGTGAgcaagaaggacttcgtgccttgCCCAAAGGTGGACTCTACGCTGGTGCGTCTCCGGCCCAGGACTGATGTTCCTGAGGTTGATTTGGATGAATGGTTGGCTTTCTCCCGCACATGCTTCAGCAACAAGAACAAGACCCTGGGTGCCATCTTTAAGCAGAAGAAGAGGATCGCCGAATTACTTGGGAGGTCCAAGTCTGAAGGAAGATCTACCAAAGTTTTCATGGAAGAGGAGCAGAATGATAATGGAGCCGAGGAGAATGATGATGACAATCGTGATGATGATGATCTTTTGGAGCAGAATGCATCTGAAGTAAGTTCTTTTAAGGAGAAGGCTGTTGGGATATTGAAGTCTGGGGGCTTTGAAGGGAAGAGACCTTCCAAATTATCCAACGAAGAATTATTGCATCTGCTACAGCTTTTTAATCAAAATGGTGTTCAGTTTCGATAG